The following are encoded in a window of Variovorax paradoxus genomic DNA:
- a CDS encoding ABC transporter ATP-binding protein, with protein sequence MSTHALLSVDKLTRRFGGLTAVNAVTLDLHIGEVHAVIGTNGAGKSTLINMLSGEIEASEGRIALDGVDITARAQSRRARDGVGRSYQRTTIFPEFSVHENCRLAAQAATAKPWAIWQSSQRCATSNASADAALDAAGLTAEARRIAGTLSHGAQRQLEVAMCLATHPRVLLLDEPLAGMGAEETDRMLTLLARLKATHAILLVEHDMDAVFRIADRITVMVNGTVIATGDPQEIRENPEVRTAYLGEENH encoded by the coding sequence ATGAGCACCCACGCACTGCTGTCCGTCGACAAACTCACCCGCCGCTTCGGCGGCCTCACCGCCGTCAACGCCGTCACGCTCGACCTGCACATCGGCGAAGTGCATGCGGTGATCGGCACCAACGGCGCCGGCAAGTCGACGCTCATCAACATGCTCTCGGGCGAGATCGAGGCTTCCGAAGGGCGCATCGCGCTCGACGGCGTGGACATCACCGCGCGTGCGCAGTCGCGCCGCGCCCGCGACGGCGTGGGCCGCAGCTACCAGCGCACGACCATCTTTCCGGAGTTCAGCGTGCACGAGAACTGCCGCCTCGCCGCGCAGGCCGCCACGGCGAAACCGTGGGCGATCTGGCAGTCGTCGCAGCGCTGCGCCACCAGCAACGCATCGGCCGACGCCGCGCTCGACGCCGCCGGCCTCACGGCCGAGGCGCGGCGCATCGCCGGCACGCTGAGCCACGGCGCGCAACGCCAGCTCGAAGTGGCGATGTGCCTGGCCACCCACCCGCGCGTGCTGCTGCTCGACGAGCCGCTCGCCGGCATGGGCGCCGAAGAAACCGACCGCATGCTCACGCTGCTCGCGCGGCTGAAGGCCACGCACGCCATCCTGCTGGTGGAGCACGACATGGACGCCGTGTTCCGCATCGCCGACCGCATCACCGTGATGGTGAACGGCACGGTCATCGCCACGGGCGACCCACAGGAAATTCGCGAGAACCCCGAAGTGCGCACGGCCTACCTCGGCGAGGAGAACCATTGA
- a CDS encoding ABC transporter ATP-binding protein: MLIVRDLNTYYGNSHILRGVHAGIPAATSVGLLGRNGMGKTTLIRTVMGYVRPASGEVQVDGRTVTGLPPEKMARLGIGYVPEGRGIFPNLSVRENLVMSERAGVDGQRAWTFDRVMATFPRLSERLSHGGQQLSGGEQQMLSIGRALMTNPRLLILDEATEGLAPLIVAEIWRVISEIRSTGIATLIVDRDYRKVLAHTDLAVVMEKGQIVRHGASAELLAQPKVLEELLGV, encoded by the coding sequence ATGCTGATCGTTCGCGACCTCAACACGTACTACGGCAACAGCCACATCCTGCGCGGCGTGCATGCCGGCATTCCAGCGGCGACCTCGGTCGGCCTGCTCGGGCGCAACGGCATGGGCAAGACCACGCTCATCCGCACGGTCATGGGCTACGTGCGCCCGGCCTCAGGCGAAGTGCAGGTCGATGGCCGCACCGTTACCGGCCTGCCGCCCGAGAAGATGGCGCGCCTGGGCATCGGCTACGTACCCGAGGGCCGCGGCATCTTTCCGAACCTGTCGGTGCGCGAGAACCTCGTGATGAGCGAACGCGCCGGCGTCGACGGCCAGCGCGCCTGGACCTTCGACCGTGTGATGGCCACCTTTCCGCGTCTGTCGGAACGGCTCTCGCACGGCGGCCAGCAACTGTCGGGCGGCGAGCAGCAGATGCTGTCGATCGGCCGCGCGCTCATGACCAACCCGCGCCTGCTGATCCTCGACGAAGCCACCGAAGGCCTCGCCCCGCTGATCGTGGCCGAGATCTGGCGCGTGATCAGCGAGATCCGCAGCACCGGCATTGCCACGCTGATCGTCGACCGCGACTACCGCAAGGTGCTCGCGCACACCGACCTGGCGGTGGTGATGGAGAAGGGGCAGATCGTGCGGCATGGCGCGTCGGCGGAGCTGCTGGCGCAGCCGAAGGTGCTGGAAGAACTGCTGGGCGTGTGA
- a CDS encoding LysR family transcriptional regulator, producing the protein MQRQFGDILLGSIELFCLAAESGGFTSAALAAGVTPAAVSRSISRLEKRLGLRLFVRTTRSVRLTDAGRVYFAQCRQALAQLAEAEREVTGQQSLPSGTLRISVPTTYGHHRILPMLPAFRERFPDIRLHVHLSNRNIDFVEEGYDMAVRVRAQPDSTLIARHLEDADLVVVATRKYLRKAGTPRTLDDLAAHECIQFELPSSGRRISWLFKENGKDREVFADSAYSCSDEVLGGVTLAKSGAGLFQTYRFVVEKELADGALVEVLKPFAGRSRPYTLLYPDGRHVPLRMRVFIDFLMAQRTG; encoded by the coding sequence ATGCAGCGGCAGTTCGGCGACATCCTCCTGGGCAGCATCGAGTTGTTCTGCCTCGCGGCGGAGAGCGGCGGCTTCACCTCGGCGGCACTCGCTGCCGGCGTGACGCCCGCGGCCGTGAGCCGGTCGATCTCGCGACTCGAGAAGCGGCTGGGGCTGCGGCTGTTCGTGCGCACCACGCGCAGCGTGCGGCTCACCGACGCGGGCCGTGTCTACTTCGCGCAGTGCCGGCAAGCGCTGGCGCAGTTGGCCGAGGCCGAGCGCGAGGTGACGGGCCAGCAGTCGCTGCCTTCGGGCACGCTGCGCATCAGCGTGCCGACCACCTACGGCCACCACCGCATCCTGCCGATGCTGCCGGCGTTTCGCGAACGCTTTCCCGACATCCGGCTGCACGTGCACCTGAGCAACCGCAACATCGATTTCGTGGAAGAGGGTTACGACATGGCCGTGCGCGTGCGGGCCCAGCCCGACTCCACGCTGATTGCGCGGCACCTCGAGGATGCGGACTTGGTCGTGGTCGCCACGCGCAAATACCTGCGCAAGGCCGGCACCCCGCGCACGCTGGACGATCTTGCCGCGCACGAGTGCATCCAGTTCGAACTGCCCAGCAGTGGCCGCCGCATTTCGTGGCTCTTCAAGGAGAACGGCAAGGACCGCGAAGTGTTTGCGGACAGCGCCTACAGCTGTTCCGACGAGGTGCTCGGCGGCGTCACGCTCGCGAAAAGCGGCGCCGGGTTGTTCCAGACCTACCGCTTCGTCGTGGAGAAGGAGCTGGCCGACGGCGCGCTCGTCGAGGTGCTGAAGCCCTTCGCGGGCCGTTCGCGGCCCTACACGCTGCTGTACCCGGACGGGCGCCACGTGCCGCTGCGCATGCGGGTGTTCATCGATTTCCTGATGGCGCAGCGGACCGGGTGA
- a CDS encoding SDR family NAD(P)-dependent oxidoreductase, translating into MQDNSSLTVVITGASSGIGLGLAQAYLARGFNVVANARTEERLAAAAKQLGNPARLLGVAGDIGRRDTAQQLVDRAVARFGQVDVLINNAGIFNAKPFVDYTEDELDQLVATNLKGFVYASQAAAKHMVARRQGHIVNITASIALQPNQQVPAVLPVLIKGGINAATRALALELAPHNVKVNAVAPGIVDTPLYTPEQHGFLNGLAPAGRIATVQEIADAVLYLTSADFTTGVVLPVDGGMSTGKW; encoded by the coding sequence ATGCAGGACAACTCTTCCCTCACCGTGGTCATCACCGGTGCCTCGAGCGGCATCGGCCTGGGCCTTGCGCAGGCGTACCTCGCGCGCGGCTTCAACGTGGTCGCGAACGCGCGCACCGAAGAGCGGCTCGCAGCCGCCGCGAAGCAGCTCGGCAACCCGGCGCGCCTTCTCGGCGTGGCGGGCGACATCGGCCGCCGCGACACGGCGCAGCAGCTCGTCGACCGCGCCGTGGCGCGCTTCGGCCAGGTCGACGTGCTCATCAACAACGCGGGCATCTTCAACGCCAAGCCCTTCGTCGACTACACCGAAGACGAACTCGACCAGCTCGTCGCAACGAATCTCAAGGGCTTCGTCTATGCCTCGCAGGCCGCGGCAAAGCACATGGTCGCGCGCCGCCAGGGACACATCGTGAACATCACGGCGAGCATCGCGCTGCAGCCGAACCAGCAGGTGCCGGCCGTGCTGCCGGTGCTGATCAAGGGCGGCATCAATGCCGCGACGCGCGCGCTGGCGCTCGAACTCGCACCGCACAACGTCAAGGTGAATGCGGTGGCACCCGGCATCGTGGACACGCCGCTGTACACGCCCGAGCAGCACGGCTTTCTCAACGGCCTGGCGCCCGCCGGCCGCATCGCGACCGTGCAGGAGATCGCCGACGCGGTGCTCTACCTCACGAGCGCCGATTTCACGACCGGCGTGGTGCTGCCCGTGGATGGCGGCATGAGCACCGGCAAGTGGTAA
- a CDS encoding tautomerase family protein produces the protein MPFINLKITRDGVTREQKTQVIAEFTETLERVLKKPPEWTHIVIEEIDTDDWGFAGLTTTEYRKRLAERAKPPQ, from the coding sequence ATGCCTTTCATCAACCTGAAGATCACCCGTGACGGCGTCACGCGCGAACAGAAGACCCAGGTCATTGCCGAGTTCACGGAAACGCTCGAGCGGGTGCTGAAGAAGCCGCCCGAATGGACGCACATCGTGATCGAGGAGATCGACACCGACGACTGGGGTTTCGCGGGTTTGACGACCACTGAGTACCGCAAGCGGCTGGCCGAGCGTGCGAAGCCGCCGCAGTGA